The window gaccacctttgttgGGTCCTCTTCGCTGAGGGagaatggggtcaggtcttccacgggtcgtcctctccttTCGATGAggtcatcccgctgatcctcggggaggtgctcgacgcacattgccattcctcggacattgcctttgttttgcttgacaaaagtagcatagcactcccgtgccttcttctAGTCACCTCAGACTTCACCGATACCGTTCTCGGTAGGGAACTTGATTTTCAAGTgcgtcggggagatgatggcttggagagcggtcaatgatgggcagccgagtatggcgttgaaagccactaccgaccgtactaccatgaatttgacctggatcgtcgcctggcatggagcttgcccgatcgtgaccagcaggtcgattgagcccttaatggtcgcggcagctcccgagaacccgtgaagtgaggtgccttccGGCTTGAGCGtttcgtcgccgaagccaaattatcgGTACGCGTCTaacgacataaggtccacggatgcgccggtatcgaccaatactcgTTGGACGGGGGTCTCTTCGTAATTTCTACCTgtaccactaaagcatcgtcatgagataaacttataccttcgaggtcggcctcggcgAAGGAGATCGTAGCTgctggcttgagcttcttggtgggcatctcaGCGACTCCAACGAACCATGCGTTTGCCTtggcctttcgagtagtctcttgtccgggccctccgaggatagtgtatatggaaGCTCCCTTGGCACTGCTCGGCCCGgacccgtcctctttcttcccagctcgggctttatcttCGTCTCGCTCGATTAGCCTATTTTTGGGCctcggctcggctcttctttgatcgcgatCTTCAGGTCGCCGACCCCCACACTCTTCacagcctcctttgacatatcgcttcaagtggcccgcttttatcagctcttcgatttctcttttcaattgatagcaatcctcggtgtcgtgaccggtgtccttgtggaattgacaatacttgttgagattccgagatgaccccgcttgcatcggtctgGGCCAGCGGATGTACCCGCCGTCCTGTATTtacatcaaaatctccttgcgcgaggtattcagtggggtgtaatcggggctccgagctcgatccgatcTCTCAGCTCGGCGATCCATCCTGGGTCGTTTATCTTTCTTGCGGTCATCgattgtcggccttttcttatcgGCTCGGCCTTCATTTCCCTTTCGGGCCTGGAGAACTCGGCTAtatttacaaattcattacaccactccaagagctcggccaggtttctggttggctttcgggccaagtccttgatgaggtccatgttggcgagcccgttgctcataaCAGTATGGGCCGTgacctcatccaaatccttgatgtctaaggattccttgttgaagcgggagacgaatgctcggatcgactcatcagaCCTTTGCTTCacactgaggaggttgaccgtggtcttcttgtgtttcatactactctggaagcacgtgacgaaggctcgacagagctgagcgaagcttgttatggagtttggcggcaaccaggagaaccatgaggtcaccgcgcccttgagggatgcagggaaagcccgacaagaaacaatctcggttcccccgtacatggtcatcatcacattaaagtagttgatatgatctgtcgggtcggtcgtctCGTCATACCGGTCGAAAggaggaggtttgaacccgaTCGGCAGTGgtgcggtcatgatctcaggaggataagggtgtcgccCGACTAGcgaataggcgtccggggtcgcctaTTTTTTCAATCCCTCCACTTGCTCGGCTAAGTCTCATAGTCGCCTTTCCaactcggtttcaggtgcttgGCCATCCGGCTCATCCAGCTGGTACAAATTGTTTTGCTCGCTCGGCCTAGGTCGACCATTTGGCTCCTCAGCCCGAGGTCGGTATGCTTGGTCGTCCAGCTGTGGTCGGCCCGCTCAGCACCATCCCTCCTTATTCCTCTTTCTACCTGAAAATtagacccacgggggctcctcTGCTGCTCTTCTCGGGGAGGCGGGCTTTAATGCCGGGGGCTACGACgggatccttctccttgtctcgtaACACATCTCCCATTTGGCTCATTCCCCCGTTCTCGAACTCCCCTCGGCTGCCCGTCCTCTCCGAGTCTTCtaaaaaataccgacctccttgctaaAGAGCCTGCTGGTTCAATTTCTTGCCCTATCCCCGGGCTTCGATGATGCTCCTGTTCGTCCCGCCGAGTGCCTCTACCGAGGCACggaggaggagtcttctgacgagacgagTATGATGACATGGCCTGGCTAGGCTCAGCCCTACGCCGCCACCACTCTGCTGTAAGTTTCTTTCTGTGCGCGCTggggctggagggggcgcgaccggtagttggcccatcagcccaccccgggccatctggttcGTGAAAgtacgcagcatctcgttggtgtggagcatctgtagttgcaagtccataacttgtcgattatttgctggggcttcggggtccaaattCTCCGATAAGGGCGACGACGCTGGTAGGCCCAGCCCGTTCAAGTTTGGCTCCACCTGTGCCCGGTCAGCCGCTGCTGTGCCCAGCACACTTCTgccattcccaccctctggtGGGGGAATGGGATTGACCGCGgcgcccgtgatgggctgcgcaccccctgcccgagggggtcttccgATCGCACCCTGCCATGAGGCTTcagggggcggtgatcgcctcgccTGCACACCGGGCTGTAGCTCATCCCcacgggaagtcgagccatgcttccctgacctcgtgtgcaccattattgttgctcttgaagttggtagaaatgaCGATGACTtgttgatgtcgttcccacagacggcgccaatctgttgcatgtGGAAATCTTCGacgcttggttcgcccacggatgagcctgcaaggaccaagtgatgagcacaagagagccggtgtggctccgacctaggactctccgatgctgaagttagatcaccagtgcaacagcgtaacagctagtaaaaaaaTGAGTTgagcaatagagctccataccttactatttatagagggagatgaggcggttggaggagtcctagtatggtaagagtccttgtttggtaaggctcttccccgcggagcggagtggagtGGAGCATTTCCTTCagggtcggactcttgttaaggtaagagtccaaatgggagtgtgattcggtatcgCGATGCGATCGTGACTAgattcttatcccgtgattcccgGGTGGTGCTTATGTGGCACCGTGATctccggtggggcgctatggtagccttCGTGGAGAGCTCGGCGTCGGAGCTCGGCCTCAGCTCGTATGACCTGagtgagggtcatcattagttgtgtGGGCTTTGCCGCGCTGTGGTGCTCCAATGGAGGGCGACCTGCGTAGGCCCGGACCATGGGGTCGGCGGGCATGCAGCTCAGCCGTGATGGGGATTTTTGGGTGAGTACTGATCTGTCGTGTCGTGCGGCCAGAGATCGGCAGAAGAGCTCGGCCTGCTAGGTCGGCCTCATCGGACCCGTACAAGTTCGGCTCAGCGTCTGGTTGACTGGGAAGTGTCTGACGAGCTTGGCCAAGCAATAGGGTTTACCCAGACCGGGTCAGCTTGGTCTTCTGCTTAGCTTGATTCGGTTCTTGGTatgacctcggctcggccatgtGGCCGCTtttgattggtggggtgttttatgcctcatcaattATTATGTCTTTTGTCAAAGTTCTTTCTCCATTTCCCCCCTCCTTTGCCTCTGCATTTTATGTTGTAAAAtagaatgggaaaaaaaatactGCTTGGTCGCATGGCTCTTGTGTCCAGACAGATAAGCGTATGAAATTACCATGCAGCCCCTactgaaataaagaaatacCATTCGTGTTGACACTCTTacgcgctctcattggccccgggTTGGTACAGAGGCTACACGACCAAGCATcgttctcttgccctaaaatatatatatatatgtacacaCCTTTTTCCCATACCGTCCCCTCCATTTCATGTAATAAATATTACAGTGTACATACATCAATTTGTACCACTCTCTCacattctttctccttccttgaTACATGGGCTCCATTACTGACAAACCATGTGATGCCCCTTCCCGTGTTTCCATTGGTTCAGCATGGGGATTCTATTACACACTAGCGATGTGTAGATCCCTCCCTTTAACTTATATATACAAAATGCAATTTCTTTTACACATGTCTACAAAAGATGGGAGGAAGCAATGCAAAAAaagaatttcatcttttaaaaCATGTGTGAACTAGATCAAttcaccttccattgttacaaGGATATCTacacctttttttccttttcattatttcgatttttggagaaattttttttggtctacTAGCCAGAAAATTGACTCTATGGTCTAAAGTCATCCACCGTGGAGAAGGCATTAATTGTCCCTGTATTGATCGAAGTTACTAAAATGCCTTCTACTCCTATCTAAGAGTCATTATGACTCCCATTTTTTTAACCCGTTGATTAGAAAACctcataaattttattttctttttttcaatttcttcaaaAACAAATCTAAGGCTTGGTTGGATCAACAAAACCAGGTGTACATCAGTTGATAAAGATTGGATTTGTATCATTGGCAACTAATCTAACCCTTGGTCATATTCTTTAAATCCATGCGGTTGTGTGTCAAATCTCTCATAAGTATTGACATCTTCAACTCGTTTGTATTATTATACTCTGTAATCCTAGTTTTTTTCTTATAGTTTATGGGTGGGTGGTAGCAGAACGTACGAACTACCAACCTAATCTCACTTATATTTAATTGTAGCCGTAGATTTAGTAAAAGGTTAATCTGTACCGTTATTTGAATTTTCATAGACATTGGTTCCTGGCTGTTACGGTAAAACATTTTTAAAGGGATCTAACTGTAGAAACAGAGTGTGGTTACctgataagaagaagaaggcagtGACGAGCCGATGTCGACTCTTCAATTACCCGGTGTAGAGAAGGTTGAATGAAATGTGAAACTCTTCTCCGGTGTATATCTAGATATCAGTTATGATATCTAGATATACCACCATCTCGAGAAACCATCcccaagaaacaaaaaacccagACATCAGAATAGTCAAACTTTAGTACAAATTAAGTAAAGAAAGTGGCTCAACTATTGaatcaaagttttagtaaaataatcaaaatggcatcaaatgaaaatgaatataaataaaatacaaaatggtaTCTTCtgtaattttagttatttttctaCTAATTTTTTAGCTAAAATTGTACCAGAGAGATGTTTGTCCATTATTTTTTGAATCTAGTAATCGATAGCAACATTGGGCCCATTATTGGACACAAAAAGCCCATTACTGGCCCATTTTCACCGATAACCCATGTGAAACGTGATATATATTTGAATGGAACTTTTGCATAGAATAATAAAAGTTGCATACAAAGATATTGTCTGTCGTATAAAGCCCAACCCAACTCACCTTGTCAGGCCGAGAATGGTATTTGTACCTCATAGCACAAAGCCCAAAACACCTGACCGAAAGGCTTGCCCAGTCCTTCTATATCagattgggctttggcccattAAAGGCACGGCATAGAGATCACATATTCACATATATATTACAttcataataaaataacaaacaatAGCACTAGTAGGCCTTGGAACTAATTGAATGATGCTGGACGCTTCTCCTTGGGTTAGCAGAAGCAGATTGCTTTTCAGTACTGCTCAAATGTAATATCCTATAAATCAATCATTCATAAAGGActtacccaatgcacgagggtcccgctactgcagggtctgggaagggtcataacgTACACGTTCTTATCTCTGCTATTGCTAAAAAGCTGTTTTCAGATTCGAACTCATGACCACTTGATCGCAATGAAACAACCTTACATTTCTAATGCAATGCTTTTGGAATAAGGATttcaccaaaagaaataaaagaaaagcttTTGGAATAAGGAGTTAATTGCTTCactcttttccattttaatcTCTTAGTGGTAATGGAGGGTATCGCTTTGAGTATTTTCCATGTGGAATCTCATCATGATGCACTAAGCCAAGCCTTTCTGTCTCTCTTTTGCTTGTTTGCTCTCTCTACTAGCTCAAGAGGGGGTGGGTTCCCAAGCAAGGGGACCAGCAGGGAGTAAGGTAAATTACTAATGGATGGAGAAGTCGTAGGTGCATCTGAAACTACCTTCTACAAGAGTCCCTAACAGGAGCTAAATTGAGCGATAGGGTTAAGGCCTGAAATAGAAGGGGTGAAGATATTGCATTTTCAATCATTTTCCTAAGCTTTTTTGTTATGCACATGGTGGACTCGACTCTAAGATGGAACTTACTTAACAATGAAGGATCATTGATATGTCCCCTAAACTTTGAACACCAATTAAGCAAAAAAATCCAAGGCAAGTTTGGATCCAGCTGTCAGTCATCGGGATGTATGCTTTACggcccagccattggatgccccCCTAGGTACTGCCTGGGTGCTGGCCTTCTTGGAGAAGAGCCTTGATAGGGAAAGCTTGACTGGGTGACACCCATCCCCCACTGAACGGAGCTATGATACCCTTAAAATGAACAGGTATGGAAGGAACATTTGTTCATTGAGTTCTAAACGAGTCTCTTTTATTGAATATTGAGAAATCTTGACCCCTGCCATAATTAGTGGCTGGTGGACAGCCCAACAAACTTTCTTCTGGTGTTGGCACATCATAAAAATGATACTATTTATAATTTACTAATGATCACTCATCTCCAGCACCAGTGGTCTAGTGGTAGAATAGTACCCTGCCACGGTACAGACCCGGGTTCGATTCACGGCTGGTGCACACAAATACTTTTTTCATTCACGAAAACAAAACAATGTAGGATTGTAGATTTGTAGTGGCTTGTAAACATGTATGTGGAGTAGTACCGTAGTAGTAGTTGTAGTTGTATTTCATTTTGCAATCATTTGATGATTCGTCGTATGCAATCATTTGTACGTACGTATCTACTCCAAATTAGAAGAAGGACAATAAACACAGAGAATCACAAACTTGTCTCCTTGATGGATGGAGCATGGATGGATACCATTAATGTTCTTCTGATGTGTTTGTGTTTGCAACATGTGGGCCATTTTGTATACCAAAGAAGTAGCCCACTTCTCTATATGTATGAACACTGTAACCTCGTAGGTGGTGGGTGAGTCATAGGATTATTACGTTTTGTCCAATGAATTGAGTATCGATCCTTAGGCCAAGAGAACTGTATTTTGCAGTTATGATCACGGCTATAGATCATCTccagttactttatttaatgaCACAAAGGGAGCTGGGTGTGGAATCCGGATCTTCTACTTTCGAGTTGCCCCTATTGCCGTGTGCAccccagacacagcaaggcggtaaaGACTGCCTTATCCACGCTCGGATAAGGCGATCGGACAGGGGTAGGACTATCTTTTCACTGCCTTGCTGTGTTTGGGGCACACATGGGCAATAGGGgcaactcggcagtagaggaccCCAACACAGGATTCATTGGACTCATGCAGCTCcccctttattttgttttgcaaTCATTTTTAAGTGATTGGAGAGAAACCGAATTCTCTGATCTTCGGTGAGGGGTTGGCCTTGTGAATCCGTGCCTATCTTGTGTCTGGACAGGGCATGGTTAGGTTTTTAAGCCTATAAGGCAATTTTGGATTTTCAGGCCTGAGTCTGGGCTGGGTCTTGACTGAAGTCTTGAGATAAGTTCGACCTGATCCAATCTAGCGCTAATTTTATATGACTATGTATTAATTATTGCATATTATGTCTAAGGacacaaatgacaaaaaaaaataagaccaGCCCAACCCTggcaaaatcagggtcaatcaaggtcaGGGTGGGATGGAATAAGCCTAGCAGAgttggatccagatcttctactgccgagctgcctagcaggaccgtgctgtccaTACATAGGACTGCGTGCAATTACCGTCTTACCCCTATTCGAACAAGGCATTTGAACAAGAATAAGACGAACATTGCGCACAACACCGTGTCaaggcagctcgacagtagaggatccaaattcagCAGAGTTGGGCTTTGGCTAAGTTAAGAGGACTCGGGGTTCggttgggtttttgaaaaaccaaccCTACTCGGCCTTTTTCACCCCTAATCACTAGGTGGAAGAAAATGCAATGAGGACTTGCTCCATTTAATAATAAGTATACATGTTCAGTATGGAACCCACTATGGTCATTGACCCACTCTAACTGACAGTTATCTCCCTCCCTGTCTCTCTCTTCCGTTCCCCTTGACAGTCGCACTAGTTAATATTATCCAGATTCTAGGAAGACCATTAGCCCAGAAGAGTAGTCCTAGGTAGATAGAGACGGAGGAAGCTGTTGGTTTGAAGAACAAAACCTGAAAGCAAAACACAAATTAACACAACCCCGGAGGGGGAGGAGATAATTTCACCTTCCAAGTGATCAAGTTCTTTTCCACCTTCTAAAGTAATCTAATTTCTCTGCTTTTCTTTTCCCAAAATGGGCCCAAGACAGCAAGGACAAAGAAATACAATGTTTCCATTGTGGCTGTCTCAAGCTTTCCTTACAGGGCATGTGGCCCCACCTCCCCACCTCCCCACCCCAGCCCATCCTGGCTTTTTCGCCTTTCCCAACCTTATCCTTTCAATACATATCTCTTCAACCCTTCTATCACTATCGTCATGAGATATTGAAAGCCTACTCTCACGAGAAAGAATGCTTCGATGCTTGACATTTGTCAAAATCTGGGCAATATATCTCGTAGGTAATATGAGATTTTGACCCAGAAAAGAAAGTCAAGATGAGCTGGAGACTAGGGAAGGTTGGAGTAAAACTGTAAAAGTACATAATGAGATCACATGAGTGTTTCACCGGTGAATGATGTTATCTTCGCCCGCAAACAACACTtagaaaaaaccctaattattCAGTCACCCTCTATTCTTACTGGAGAGGAAGGCGGGGGTTGACTTTGCAGGGCAGTGACCTCCTCTGGTTGGCTAAACAAAACGTTAATAAGAAAAGGGTTTAAAAAAGCAAAACCCTAATGAGAACTTGCACGTCAAACTTGGTCAGATAGAAGCACTCTTTTTTCACAAACCCTTTCTTCCTAGGATTCCATCCATCTACtaagcatctctctctctctctctctctctctggtcccCACGACCCCTTTCCTTTAAAGAGACACTGAGAGATGATGATTTTATATGAGTTAATAAGATCACGCAGAATGAGTATGTCGTTCCAGAAATTTCCATTGCTTGAAAGAGACTACCATGCTTGACTTGACTTCCACCCTAGTAAAAGACTGTTTGCTTCAGTTACCGATGATCTGGTAGTAAtggataattaattaattagggattttattacttttggttttttcaatTCGTTACAGGTATTAAAACCCAGTTGGGCAAATTATTTCAGCCATTCAATCTCTAACTATTActgcttctttctttctttgaccTTCGAAATTTGAAGATAGAAGCTCGTTGTTTCGTGACTTCGAAAGCTTTCTAAGACTGAACGCTTTATGGTAGGTAAGTTATGATTTTTTGGAAGAAGAACGATGCTACTCAAAGCTTAAAATACTCACTTgggctgtttcttcttctgttttcagCTTATTTGTAGCGAAAGCTTCAGCTTCAGCTTCAGTCAGTAGTGAGTGAAGGCCACTCACTTGTTTCTTGTAACTTCTTCTCCATAACAAGGTATGTTTCAATAGTTAGTGGGAAGGAGAGATTGTAGAGAGCAtctatgggggggggggggggagagaggggtGTCTTTTTGGCATGGCATAATATACAATCCAAGagagtcgatcccttgacctcttgggggcatgcactcAACTGGCAAACCATCAACCAATCAAGCTAGCGGTTGTTTGCTTAACATGGTAGTTCACCATCATGCGTTgcttcacacacacacacatgccaAATTTTGTTTCATTCAAGCTGTAAGCTACATATCATTTCTTGAAGCCTAATTTGCAACTATTCTTTCTAATATTAATAGCTAGTAGGGGTAATACTCTATCCAAGTTCATTTCAACCTTAGAAGctagaaggggaaaaaaaaaaaactgccttagttcattttaattttagctagtagttgtttttattctttatttggtatctagttttattttttatttttggtaaataaaactTTATTGAGAAGAACATGTAATACATATAGACTTCGAAGTACATGCTTCAAGAAGCCACAGTCCTACACGTCAAGGATCGGATGCTCTTGACAAAGGGGCCTCCTGGCAAGGGAGGCAGCCAAACTGTTACCATCTCTtagaataaaaacaaaattacatgACTCAAAACTAGATACCAAATAAAGAATATCCTGGACGTACACGTACGATTTGTGATAAGAAAAAGGAACATACAATTCCAATTTTATAGTTTTCGGTATTGCATGTTTAAAATGACTCATAAATTTGAATGGGATGGTAAAatatttggtcaactactttaaaaatgaaaaaagaaaagaaaatggccAAAAATGAGTTTCAAACATTTATATTTGAAAAATCCAGGATAAAAATTTTGATAATTTACACATAAATTGCAGGATCATAGCAAAGATATTATTGCATTGAAGCCGGTTTCCTTCTAGGAGCGATTTTGGGTCGTTGGAGTAGGGCTACTTGAAGTCTTTTGGGTCTTTTTCATGTCTTTGTTAGTTTTCTTTGTTGTGTCTGGAATCTAATGTTATTGACTTTTCTTGTTGATTCTTTGTTTTTAGGTGTCTTTCTAGTCTTGGCTTGTCACTCAAGATAAGATACTACTTGCATGTttaaattttattctttttttatctGATATTTTAttactcataaaaaaaaatactggaCCAACTTATGTCTTATTAGCTAAATATTTGTATTTGATGATTAAGGAATAATGTGTATTTGAAAGACAAATACTTATCAAATAATCATTTTCCTTCTACTTGTGTCTAGTTAGATTTCAGCTCGCATAGTTTCTTCATGATAGCAAATATATACAATGGTAAAGCTTCTTAAGTAATCAattgagtcatttttttttttttttgaaatgattTAGTCTTCCTTAATAAGCTTCTTAAAAGTGAGAAGTATATAACCTTTAAATTTTATATGACTTAGAATAAAACCTTGATGCAAATCAAGGAGGAGTACCTACTAGTGCCTTCTTCACTATGTAGACCTTGCAGTTTGTTGGGAGTATAGAGTTATAGTCCCACAACGGTTGTTTAGGACCTTTGATATATCTTCATATATCTATTGGTCCCTCTATCTAAACTTTGAacttttgggttgaaatttaatatggtatcaaagccatctTTCGTCTTTCCCTCGTGGGTCTTTCTTGTGTACGGTGCTATTGAagttttggtgtcttgacttctgatgatggaTTGCTGATAGGGTTTTCGCTAAAAATCtatagcgagagttctttcccagtattgaaaatctgagagaggtgtgaggaacgagcgactgtaaccctattctccattgatagtgaaacagatctcatcgcaccgtggacgtaggcaaccttgccgaaccacgtaaatctttgtgcgtATTGTGTGATTGTATTTGCGATTTCCATTAttctctgcatcgtgttaggtttcACAGGTGCCGTCTCATTCTGCCTATGCATGAAGTGGGGCTCCATCTAACAGTTTGATCAGTTCAAGCTTTACAATTGAAATATAACAGGTTATTAATAGTTAGTCATTACTTCCTTAATTGATTGTCTTCCATTCACGTGCCAGACACCAAAGTTCACCATTCATATCAAATGGCTTACCCATTGCACGAGGTTCCTGCCACTGGGTCTGgggggatttttatcctctcaagggcagtgcaccacactttGAGAATCCAACCCTAAAAACATGGGCAGTGACATCTTTTTATCTTCTCGAATGTTGGGTATAtagttggattctcaagtgtggtgcaccgcactagaggataaaaatccgggtctagggagggtcataatgccTACATCCTTACCCCTACTTtaacagagaggctgttttcagacttaaactggtcacaatggagcaaccttatcgttgcaccaaggcctgcctaCCAAAGCTTACCATTCACatcattgataaaaaaaaattttgtttggtaATAAGTAGTTATCATCAagtagatctctctctctctctcttgggtgATCTTTAAGGTAAGGCCACCTCTATGATTCCTTATCATCTTGATCATCTTGGCATAGTGTGTGTAAAAAGCTTTCAGAACTTAAAGATCTGGATTTGTTAGAGAGAAAGCATGATAATAATCAAAATAATATTGTTGCTGATTTTACTTATCCGGTTATATATAATACTGCTATGGAGTAAATTTttgttataatatatatagtaccAATAGAAATGGACAGAATAAGGCAAGAAACAGAAAACATGCTTAGAAATTActacaaacaaaaacaaaatattattattattctaatAATGCTAGCTAGCTATTTTAGGTAGAACATACAAAGACAACTATGAATCGAGCACCAGCCGATCCCACAGCTCATAAAGCTGTTAGAACATGGACAACATAATAAAGTCCATTACATACAAGAGTGCTACTCCACAAGGCAAAACAATTCAATACTCACCTGAGAGTAGGAATTTCTGGCCTCACCTGACCTGACTGACACAGTAGTAGTAATCAATATTACAAAGAAGAAGCCCAACAACTAAGTTTTACCATTTAGTTTTATTATGTACAGGAGAATCTAAATCATGAtgccttctttctttcttttgtttaactATAATTCCTAGGATCAGtatatattattattgttgCATAACTGTAGTAGTAGTCATCACTTCCACAGATCAATCTGGCAGCTTGAGGTTGATGTAGATGCATAATCTGATCCCACTTCTTGCTTATTGGATTGTCGAACAAGGATGTTCATTTGATCAGAAACATTAAAGACGACGGCATTTGTACCATTGGAGTAATTGTTTTCTTTGGAAGCATCTTCTTGGCTAAGTTGAGAAGCAACAAACTTGTCAAGAACTCTCCAGTCAGTGACTTGATCTACTGCTTGTTCATTATAAAATGAGTTCATCATATTTTGTTGATGATAATGGCTTTGTTGCATCTGTTCTTCCTGCATGAATGATGAAGATTGCAAAGTGTTTCCATGGTTAACATCAAGACCATATGCAGCTACAGAACTGCAACTAGCACTAGTTGCAGAATGTGGAAGTTTTGGGCTTTCCAATTGAGGGAGTTGGAGGAATGGGTCATGTGGCCTGTGATGATACTGCAACTCTAGCTCTTGTTTGCAGGAGTAGGGGTGGTGATATGCCATATCAGGCGGCGCAATTCGCTTTGGTGAATCAAATTCTGGCATGAATGAGACTTGTTCATCGTACCAACATGGAGACTCATGTTCACTCACTCTCCTCACAGTTGTT is drawn from Telopea speciosissima isolate NSW1024214 ecotype Mountain lineage chromosome 1, Tspe_v1, whole genome shotgun sequence and contains these coding sequences:
- the LOC122651735 gene encoding NAC domain-containing protein 7-like; amino-acid sequence: MNTFSHVPPGFRFHPTDEELVDYYLRKKIASRRIDLDVIKDIDLYKIEPWDLQEKCKIGTEEQNEWYFFSHKDKKYPTGTRTNRATTAGFWKATGRDKAIYSKHNLIGMRKTLVFYKGRAPNGQKSDWIMHEYRLETNENGTPQEEGWVVCRVFKKRITTVRRVSEHESPCWYDEQVSFMPEFDSPKRIAPPDMAYHHPYSCKQELELQYHHRPHDPFLQLPQLESPKLPHSATSASCSSVAAYGLDVNHGNTLQSSSFMQEEQMQQSHYHQQNMMNSFYNEQAVDQVTDWRVLDKFVASQLSQEDASKENNYSNGTNAVVFNVSDQMNILVRQSNKQEVGSDYASTSTSSCQIDLWK